AATTTCTTATACTCAGATCTTTGTAAAATGTTATCTGCAATAATCAATGCCCTTGCAAAACTGTCCATGCCTCCAATGTGTGCATAGAATAAGTCTGCCATATCAGTAGAGTTTCTCCTGATCTTCGCATCGAAGTTGATGCCACCACCTTTAAAACCACCTGTTTCTAAAATAATTAATAGCGTTTCCACCAATTCATTGATGTTATTGGGAAACTGATCTGTATCCCAGCCATTTTGATAATCCCCCCTGTTTGCATCCATTGAACCTAATAAGCCGGCATCTGCTGCTACTTGCACCTCATGCTGAAACGTGTGCCCCGCAAGGGTTGCGTGGTTTACTTCTAAATTCAATTTAAAATCATTCATCAAATCATACTGGCGTAAGAAACTAATAACCGTTGCCGCATCATAATCGTATTGATGCTTGGATGGTTCACATGGCTTGGGTTCAATAAAGAAAGTTCCTTTGAAACCGTTCTTACGTGCATAATCTTTTGCCATGTGTAAGAACTTTGCCAAATGCTCCTGTTCTTTTTTCATATTGGTATTGAGCAACGACATATAGCCTTCTCTTCCACCCCAAAAAACATAATTCTCTCCGGATAATTTTATCGTTGCATCTAATGCCGCTTTCACCTGTGCGCCTGCATGTGCCAATACATGAAAATCAGGATTGGTAGCTGCTCCATTCATGTAACGAACATGTGAAAACAGGTTGGCTGTTCCCCATAATAATTTCACACCGCTTGCCTTTTGTTTTTCCAACGCATAATCAGTGATGATATTTAAACGTTTTTCATTATCTGAAATATCATTGGTATAATCGATCAGGTCAACATCATGAAAACAATAATAAGGCAATGATAATTTTGTAATAAACTCAAAAGCCGCATCCATCTTATCTTTTGCACGTTGAATTGGATCGGTGTTTGCATCCCATGGAAAAAAATGTGTAGGACCGCCAAATGGATCTGCGCCACTTCCGTTAAATGAATGCCAGTACGCACATGCAAAGCGAAACCATTCTTTCATTGGTTTGCCCGCTACTGTTTTAGATTCTTCGTACCAGCGAAACGCTAATGGATTATCCGTTTCACGTCCTTCATATTTTATCTGAT
The Ferruginibacter albus DNA segment above includes these coding regions:
- the xylA gene encoding xylose isomerase is translated as MAITKGDKEYFKGIDQIKYEGRETDNPLAFRWYEESKTVAGKPMKEWFRFACAYWHSFNGSGADPFGGPTHFFPWDANTDPIQRAKDKMDAAFEFITKLSLPYYCFHDVDLIDYTNDISDNEKRLNIITDYALEKQKASGVKLLWGTANLFSHVRYMNGAATNPDFHVLAHAGAQVKAALDATIKLSGENYVFWGGREGYMSLLNTNMKKEQEHLAKFLHMAKDYARKNGFKGTFFIEPKPCEPSKHQYDYDAATVISFLRQYDLMNDFKLNLEVNHATLAGHTFQHEVQVAADAGLLGSMDANRGDYQNGWDTDQFPNNINELVETLLIILETGGFKGGGINFDAKIRRNSTDMADLFYAHIGGMDSFARALIIADNILQRSEYKKLRKDRYASYESSTGKDFEDGKLSLEDLRNYAVQNGEPKMISGRQEYFENIINQYI